The Leisingera sp. M658 genome window below encodes:
- the rfbD gene encoding dTDP-4-dehydrorhamnose reductase yields MSILVFGRTGQLARELAVYDGVTCLGRDQADLSDPEACAGAIRQAEPQAVINAAAYTAVDKAEEEEVLATVINGAAPGAMAAACADMGIPFVTVSTDYVFDGSGTAPWQPGDAAGPLNAYGRSKLAGEQAVRAADGAYAILRTSWVVSAHGNNFVKTMLRLGHERDRLTIVADQTGAPTPARDIAAACLAMARQLMTDPGKSGTYHFTGAPQTSWAGFAREIFAQANVVCTVEDIPTAAYPTPAARPLNSRLDCTSLETVFGIPQPDWPMGLTEILKDLGELA; encoded by the coding sequence ATGAGCATTCTGGTTTTTGGCAGGACCGGCCAGCTGGCGCGAGAACTGGCAGTTTATGACGGCGTCACCTGCCTGGGCCGCGATCAGGCGGATCTGTCGGATCCCGAAGCCTGTGCCGGAGCGATCCGGCAGGCAGAGCCGCAGGCGGTGATCAATGCCGCGGCCTATACCGCGGTCGACAAAGCGGAAGAAGAAGAGGTACTGGCAACCGTGATCAACGGCGCAGCCCCCGGCGCCATGGCGGCGGCCTGCGCGGACATGGGCATCCCCTTTGTCACCGTCTCCACCGATTACGTTTTTGACGGCAGCGGCACCGCGCCCTGGCAGCCCGGCGATGCTGCCGGCCCCTTGAACGCCTATGGCCGCTCCAAACTGGCAGGCGAACAAGCGGTGCGCGCAGCGGACGGCGCATATGCCATATTGCGCACTTCCTGGGTGGTCTCGGCGCATGGGAATAACTTCGTGAAAACCATGCTGCGGCTGGGACACGAACGTGACCGCCTGACCATTGTTGCTGATCAGACCGGCGCGCCGACCCCGGCGCGGGATATTGCGGCGGCCTGCCTTGCGATGGCCCGGCAGCTGATGACGGATCCGGGCAAATCCGGCACCTATCATTTTACAGGCGCCCCGCAGACCAGCTGGGCGGGTTTCGCACGCGAGATCTTTGCGCAGGCCAACGTGGTTTGCACGGTGGAGGATATCCCCACCGCTGCTTATCCGACGCCCGCAGCGCGACCCTTGAATTCACGTCTCGATTGCACATCACTGGAGACGGTTTTCGGCATCCCGCAACCGGACTGGCCGATGGGGCTGACTGAGATTCTGAAAGATTTGGGAGAATTGGCATGA
- a CDS encoding glycosyltransferase, with amino-acid sequence MYGSSRIGRFIITFLQDAGYAVDALVAVERNGPAARYARQADLPILVMRDFRQAPFKSLARVIRNSVRFAALLRKDFPRHRTLYCNTFATLPAALIARLMRRRCILHLHETAPGPAAAWLLKTVMRLSGLRAIVVSQAVRDSWGLETAAQVQVVHNGIPDLDTGAAAAGDSRPWDIAFAGRLTAKKGFYVFLDALRQLDTPRHRGAKILILGGCLPGETLPPGTFAGFTHLQLDYLGERPDAAAFFAQSKVACIPSLFADPFPTTALEALRAGCLVAASDTGGLPEALQGTASTLVAPGNAKALAQALAAHLAETDPDGARRNRAQYEARFTLQGFKARFLAGLAPQQARPAPQMKAAILGTVGVPGRYGGFETLAENLVRYSMAQHRKAADLTVYCSARAYPARPARFLTARLRYSRLNANGIQSIAYDAVTALDAVRRGHDVLLLLGVSGAFVLPLIRLVSRARIITNVDGIEWRRAKWRGPARHFLRWSEGMAVRWSHQVIADNQGIADHLRDSYGITAEVIAYGGDHALAAFGTAGSDDPALPARYALALCRIEPENNPEMILTAFAQAGQPLVFAGNWNNSTFGRRLRAQFGGHPALHLLDPVYDPAALCRLRSGAALYVHGHSAGGTNPALVEMMHFNLPVLAYDCSFNRYTTEQQAAYFTSSAALAELISSGFDDTAAAAALCDVARRRYRWDRIGQQYFGLMQAETQKTRGQRRCR; translated from the coding sequence ATGTACGGATCGTCCCGCATCGGGCGCTTTATCATCACCTTTCTGCAGGACGCCGGATATGCGGTGGATGCGCTGGTCGCGGTGGAACGCAACGGCCCCGCCGCCCGCTATGCCCGGCAGGCGGACCTGCCGATCCTGGTGATGCGGGACTTCCGGCAGGCGCCGTTCAAAAGCCTGGCCAGGGTGATCCGCAACTCTGTCCGCTTTGCAGCCCTGCTGCGCAAGGACTTTCCCCGGCACCGGACCCTCTATTGCAACACATTCGCCACTTTGCCCGCAGCCCTGATTGCCCGCCTGATGCGCCGCCGCTGCATTCTGCATCTGCATGAAACCGCCCCCGGCCCCGCCGCGGCCTGGCTGCTGAAGACGGTGATGCGGCTGTCCGGCCTGCGGGCCATCGTTGTGTCGCAGGCCGTCAGGGACTCCTGGGGGCTGGAAACCGCCGCGCAGGTGCAGGTTGTTCACAACGGCATTCCCGATCTGGACACAGGCGCCGCCGCTGCCGGGGACAGCCGCCCCTGGGACATCGCCTTTGCCGGGCGGCTGACCGCGAAAAAGGGGTTTTATGTCTTCCTCGATGCCCTGCGCCAGCTGGACACGCCCCGGCACCGGGGCGCCAAAATCCTGATTCTGGGCGGCTGCCTGCCCGGCGAGACCCTGCCCCCCGGCACATTTGCAGGCTTCACTCATCTGCAACTGGACTATCTGGGCGAACGCCCCGATGCCGCGGCGTTCTTTGCGCAAAGCAAGGTGGCCTGCATCCCCTCGCTGTTTGCCGACCCCTTCCCGACCACCGCGCTGGAGGCGCTGCGCGCGGGCTGCCTGGTGGCGGCCTCCGATACCGGCGGCCTGCCCGAAGCACTGCAAGGCACCGCCAGCACGCTGGTGGCGCCGGGCAACGCCAAAGCGCTGGCACAGGCGCTGGCGGCCCATCTGGCCGAGACAGACCCGGACGGCGCCCGCCGGAACCGCGCGCAATACGAGGCCCGCTTTACCTTGCAGGGTTTCAAAGCGCGGTTTCTGGCAGGCCTCGCGCCGCAACAGGCACGCCCTGCCCCGCAAATGAAAGCCGCCATTCTTGGCACGGTCGGAGTGCCAGGACGCTATGGCGGGTTTGAAACGCTGGCGGAAAACCTGGTGCGCTATTCGATGGCGCAACACCGCAAGGCGGCGGATCTGACCGTCTATTGCAGCGCCCGCGCCTACCCTGCCCGCCCGGCCCGGTTCCTGACCGCCCGGCTGCGCTATTCGCGGCTGAACGCCAACGGCATTCAAAGCATCGCCTATGATGCGGTGACAGCGCTGGATGCGGTGCGGCGCGGCCATGACGTGCTGCTGCTGCTGGGGGTGTCAGGGGCCTTTGTGCTGCCGCTGATCCGCCTGGTGTCCCGCGCGCGGATCATCACCAATGTCGACGGGATCGAATGGCGGCGGGCCAAATGGCGGGGGCCTGCCCGCCATTTTCTGCGCTGGTCCGAAGGCATGGCCGTGCGCTGGTCGCATCAGGTCATTGCCGACAACCAAGGCATTGCCGATCACCTGCGGGACAGCTACGGCATCACTGCCGAAGTCATCGCCTATGGCGGCGACCACGCGCTTGCCGCTTTTGGCACGGCCGGCAGCGATGATCCCGCGCTGCCCGCCCGCTATGCTTTGGCGCTGTGCCGGATTGAGCCTGAGAACAATCCCGAAATGATCCTGACAGCCTTTGCGCAGGCCGGGCAGCCGCTGGTCTTTGCCGGCAATTGGAACAACAGCACCTTCGGGCGCAGGCTGCGGGCGCAGTTCGGCGGCCATCCCGCATTGCATCTGCTGGACCCGGTCTACGATCCCGCTGCGCTGTGCCGTCTGCGCTCGGGCGCAGCGCTTTATGTGCATGGCCACTCGGCCGGCGGCACCAACCCCGCCTTGGTCGAAATGATGCATTTCAACCTGCCGGTTCTCGCCTATGATTGCAGCTTCAACCGCTACACCACCGAACAGCAGGCCGCCTATTTCACCTCCTCCGCGGCGCTGGCAGAGTTGATATCCAGCGGATTTGACGATACCGCCGCAGCAGCAGCCCTGTGCGACGTTGCCCGGCGGCGCTACAGATGGGACCGGATCGGGCAGCAGTACTTCGGCCTGATGCAGGCGGAAACACAGAAGACAAGAGGTCAGAGGCGATGCAGATAG
- the rfbA gene encoding glucose-1-phosphate thymidylyltransferase RfbA, which yields MTDGKTGAGRKGIILAGGSGTRLYPITMAVSKQLLPLYDKPMIYYPLSVLMLAGIREICVITTPQDQEQFTRLLGDGSQWGVSLTYVVQPSPDGLAQAFILAEDFLAGAPSALVLGDNIFFGHGLPDLLAAADAQSAGGTVFGYHVADPERYGVVGFDDEGRAREIIEKPAVPPSNYAVTGLYFLDGTAPERARQVAPSPRGELEVTDLLQMYLEEGSLRVETMGRGYAWLDTGTHGSLLDAGNFVRTLQERQGLQTGCLEEIAYSQGWIDAEQLKARAAKFAKNAYGAYLEGLLK from the coding sequence ATGACTGACGGCAAGACCGGCGCGGGTCGCAAAGGCATCATTCTGGCGGGCGGCTCGGGCACCCGGCTTTATCCGATCACCATGGCGGTCTCGAAACAGCTGCTGCCCTTGTATGACAAGCCGATGATCTACTACCCGCTGTCCGTCCTGATGCTGGCGGGCATCCGCGAGATCTGCGTGATCACCACGCCGCAGGACCAGGAGCAGTTCACCCGCCTGCTGGGCGACGGCAGCCAGTGGGGGGTGTCGCTCACCTATGTGGTGCAGCCTTCGCCCGACGGGCTGGCGCAGGCGTTTATCCTGGCCGAGGACTTCCTGGCCGGCGCCCCCTCGGCGCTGGTTCTGGGCGACAATATCTTTTTTGGCCATGGTCTGCCGGACCTGCTGGCCGCCGCCGATGCCCAATCCGCGGGCGGCACTGTGTTCGGCTATCATGTGGCGGATCCGGAACGCTATGGTGTGGTCGGCTTCGACGATGAGGGCCGCGCCCGCGAGATCATCGAAAAACCCGCCGTGCCGCCCTCGAACTATGCGGTGACGGGTCTCTATTTCCTGGATGGCACGGCGCCGGAACGGGCCCGGCAGGTCGCGCCGTCGCCGCGCGGCGAGCTGGAGGTCACCGACCTTTTGCAGATGTATCTGGAGGAAGGGTCGTTGCGGGTTGAAACCATGGGCCGCGGTTATGCCTGGCTGGATACCGGCACCCATGGCTCGCTGCTGGATGCGGGCAATTTCGTGCGCACCCTGCAGGAACGCCAGGGGCTGCAGACCGGCTGCCTGGAGGAGATCGCCTACAGCCAGGGCTGGATTGATGCGGAGCAGCTGAAGGCTCGGGCCGCGAAATTCGCCAAAAACGCCTATGGCGCCTATCTCGAAGGGCTGCTGAAGTAG
- the rfbC gene encoding dTDP-4-dehydrorhamnose 3,5-epimerase: MQIDETGLPGLKVLTPARFGDARGFFSESWNRQRLADQGIDLDFVQDNHSVSAQTGTLRGLHFQSPPHAQDKLVRCGQGVLFDVAVDIRKGSPAYGKWFGIELSAENGKQLLVPKGFLHGFLTRAPDTEVIYKCTDYYAPDCDGAVAWDSCGIDWAFDGTPVLSDKDQSAPALADFDSPFAWEG, translated from the coding sequence ATGCAGATAGACGAAACAGGGCTGCCGGGGCTGAAGGTGCTGACACCGGCCCGGTTCGGCGACGCGCGCGGCTTTTTCAGCGAAAGCTGGAACCGGCAGCGGCTGGCCGACCAAGGCATCGATCTGGACTTTGTGCAGGACAACCATTCTGTCTCAGCCCAAACCGGCACCCTGCGCGGTTTGCATTTCCAATCCCCGCCCCATGCCCAGGACAAGCTGGTGCGCTGCGGCCAGGGCGTCCTGTTCGACGTGGCGGTGGATATCCGCAAAGGCTCGCCCGCTTACGGCAAATGGTTCGGCATTGAACTCAGCGCTGAGAACGGCAAGCAATTGCTGGTGCCCAAAGGCTTCCTGCACGGCTTCCTGACCCGCGCACCGGACACCGAGGTGATCTATAAATGCACCGATTATTACGCGCCCGACTGCGACGGCGCGGTGGCCTGGGACAGCTGCGGCATCGATTGGGCATTTGACGGCACGCCCGTCCTGTCGGACAAAGACCAAAGCGCACCGGCGCTGGCGGATTTCGACAGCCCCTTTGCCTGGGAAGGATAA
- the rfbB gene encoding dTDP-glucose 4,6-dehydratase, which produces MKILVTGGAGFIGSAVVRLAVARGHQVVNLDALTYAACLANVAGAAQSPLYAFEQADIRDRAALDRVFETHQPDAVMHLAAESHVDRSIDGPGDFVETNITGTYQMLEAARKYWTAAGKPEGFRFHHISTDEVYGSLPADPAVMFTEDTAYDPRSPYSASKAASDHLVRAWAETYGLPVVLTNCSNNYGPYHFPEKLIPVVILNALAGKPLPIYGDGSNVRDWLYVEDHADALLLVVQKGALGRSYNIGGENERSNLELVQTLCAILDGKRPRADGKSYKDQITFVTDRPGHDARYAIDPSRIRDELGWRPSVTVEEGLERTVQWYLDNEAWWRALQNRDGVGQRLGTGK; this is translated from the coding sequence ATGAAGATACTGGTGACCGGCGGGGCCGGCTTTATCGGCTCGGCAGTGGTGCGGCTGGCGGTGGCGCGCGGCCATCAGGTGGTGAATCTGGATGCGCTGACCTATGCCGCCTGCCTGGCGAATGTGGCCGGGGCCGCACAAAGCCCGCTTTACGCGTTTGAGCAGGCCGACATCCGCGACCGCGCCGCACTGGACCGCGTATTTGAAACCCACCAGCCGGACGCGGTGATGCATCTGGCGGCGGAATCCCACGTGGACCGTTCGATCGACGGGCCGGGCGATTTTGTCGAGACCAATATCACCGGCACCTATCAGATGCTGGAGGCCGCCCGCAAATACTGGACCGCGGCCGGCAAGCCGGAGGGGTTCCGTTTCCATCATATCTCAACCGATGAGGTCTACGGCAGCTTGCCTGCCGACCCGGCGGTAATGTTCACCGAAGACACCGCCTATGATCCGCGTTCGCCCTATTCCGCCTCCAAGGCCGCCAGCGACCATCTGGTGCGCGCCTGGGCCGAGACCTATGGCCTGCCGGTGGTGCTGACCAATTGCTCCAACAACTACGGCCCCTACCACTTCCCGGAAAAGCTGATCCCGGTGGTGATCCTCAATGCGCTGGCGGGCAAGCCGCTGCCGATTTACGGCGACGGCTCCAACGTGCGCGACTGGCTGTATGTGGAGGATCACGCCGACGCCCTCCTCTTGGTGGTGCAAAAGGGCGCATTGGGCCGCAGCTACAATATCGGCGGCGAGAATGAGCGCTCGAACCTGGAGCTGGTGCAGACGCTCTGTGCGATCCTGGATGGCAAGCGGCCGCGCGCGGACGGCAAATCCTACAAGGATCAGATCACCTTTGTCACGGACCGCCCGGGCCATGACGCGCGCTATGCCATCGACCCCAGCCGCATCCGCGACGAACTCGGCTGGCGCCCCTCGGTGACGGTCGAGGAAGGTCTGGAGCGCACGGTGCAATGGTATCTCGACAACGAGGCCTGGTGGCGCGCGCTGCAGAACCGCGACGGGGTCGGCCAGCGGCTGGGGACGGGGAAGTGA